From one Actinopolyspora saharensis genomic stretch:
- a CDS encoding Nramp family divalent metal transporter, whose protein sequence is MSAETTVDGSENTGWASRLRRVGPGVMAAATGVGAGDLVATLVAGSRFGYTLFWAVLLGTVFKLGLGEAVGRWHLGSQRTILAGWRSLGSWATTFFGAYIVIWGFVYGATAMSATGLPLNALFPWLSVRYWGMICGVLGLALVWYGRYRLLERLMTLLVGVMFVAVVGTAVLVGPDLTALGGAVAPRLPDGSLAYVLGLMGGVGGTITMAAYGYWTMAKGWHAPRWIPFMRTDNAVGYVTTGVFVVAMLIVGSELLLGQGITEGDQGLLELGGRLAAEYGQWARLPFLIGFLAVTFTSLLGVWNGVSLLFADWWRTWRLPRAESLDSLQDHERVALPRSTAYRGYVVWLTIPPMALLFLDQPFQLTIAYGVLGALFMPFLAGTLLFLLNSRRMPAAHRSRWASNTVLTLCLVLFGVLAVHKLLGYFG, encoded by the coding sequence ATGAGTGCCGAGACCACCGTGGACGGTTCGGAGAACACCGGTTGGGCCAGTCGGTTACGCCGCGTCGGCCCCGGGGTCATGGCCGCGGCCACCGGGGTCGGGGCGGGCGACCTGGTGGCCACCCTGGTGGCCGGTTCCCGATTCGGGTACACCCTCTTCTGGGCGGTCCTGCTCGGGACCGTGTTCAAACTGGGGCTCGGCGAGGCCGTGGGGCGATGGCACCTGGGTTCGCAGCGCACCATCCTGGCCGGTTGGCGCTCCCTGGGGAGCTGGGCGACCACCTTCTTCGGCGCGTACATCGTGATCTGGGGGTTCGTCTACGGAGCCACGGCCATGTCCGCCACCGGGCTCCCGCTGAACGCCCTGTTCCCCTGGCTGTCCGTGCGCTACTGGGGGATGATCTGCGGAGTGCTCGGCCTGGCCCTGGTCTGGTACGGGCGCTACCGCCTGCTCGAACGCCTGATGACCTTGCTCGTCGGGGTGATGTTCGTCGCCGTGGTGGGAACGGCGGTGCTGGTCGGCCCCGACCTGACCGCGCTCGGCGGCGCGGTGGCCCCGCGACTGCCCGACGGCTCCCTGGCCTACGTGCTCGGCCTGATGGGAGGCGTCGGAGGCACCATCACCATGGCGGCCTACGGGTACTGGACCATGGCGAAGGGGTGGCACGCTCCGCGCTGGATCCCCTTCATGCGCACAGACAACGCCGTCGGCTACGTCACGACCGGCGTGTTCGTGGTGGCCATGCTGATCGTCGGTTCGGAACTGCTGCTCGGGCAGGGGATCACCGAGGGCGACCAGGGGCTGCTCGAACTGGGCGGACGGTTGGCAGCCGAGTACGGCCAGTGGGCGCGCCTGCCCTTCCTGATCGGGTTCCTGGCGGTGACGTTCACCTCGCTGCTCGGCGTGTGGAACGGGGTCAGCCTGCTGTTCGCGGACTGGTGGCGAACCTGGCGACTGCCGCGCGCGGAAAGCCTCGACTCGTTGCAGGATCACGAGCGGGTGGCGCTCCCGCGCAGCACCGCCTACCGCGGCTACGTGGTGTGGCTGACCATCCCGCCCATGGCGCTGCTCTTCCTCGACCAGCCGTTCCAGCTGACCATCGCCTACGGGGTGCTCGGCGCGCTGTTCATGCCCTTCCTGGCCGGAACCCTGCTGTTCCTGCTGAACTCGCGCCGGATGCCCGCCGCCCACCGCTCGCGCTGGGCGTCCAACACCGTGCTGACCCTGTGCCTGGTGTTGTTCGGGGTGTTGGCAGTGCACAAGTTGCTCGGCTACTTCGGGTGA
- a CDS encoding ribose-phosphate diphosphokinase encodes MSATPKKSLKLFSGRSHPELAEEVAKHLDVTVTPQAAYEFANGEIFVRYDESVRGCDAFVIQSHSDPINEAVMEQLVMVDALKRGSAKRITVVMPFYAYARQDKKHKGREPISARLMADLFKTAGADRILTVDLHTDQIQGFFDGPVDHLLAQTVLSDYVRDAYSEERITVVSPDSGRVRVAEKWADNLGGTPLAFIHKTRDPTKPNEVVANRVVGDVEGRLCVLVDDMIDTGGTIVKATEQLLESGAKDVIIAATHGVLSGPAVERLSNSGAKQVVMTNTLPIPEEKRFEKLTVLSIAPLIAKAVHQVFEDGSVTGLFNGQA; translated from the coding sequence ATGTCTGCGACGCCGAAGAAGAGCCTCAAGCTCTTCTCCGGACGCAGCCACCCGGAACTGGCCGAGGAGGTCGCCAAGCACCTGGACGTTACCGTCACTCCGCAGGCGGCGTACGAGTTCGCCAACGGCGAGATCTTCGTCCGCTACGACGAGTCGGTGCGCGGTTGCGATGCCTTCGTCATCCAGTCGCACAGCGACCCGATCAACGAAGCGGTGATGGAACAGCTGGTCATGGTCGACGCGCTCAAGCGCGGCAGCGCCAAGCGCATCACCGTGGTCATGCCGTTCTACGCCTACGCCAGGCAGGACAAGAAGCACAAGGGTCGCGAGCCCATCTCGGCCCGCCTGATGGCCGATCTGTTCAAGACCGCGGGGGCCGACCGCATCCTCACCGTGGATCTGCACACCGACCAGATCCAGGGCTTCTTCGACGGCCCGGTCGACCACCTGCTCGCCCAGACGGTGCTGTCCGACTACGTCAGGGACGCCTACTCCGAGGAGCGGATCACCGTCGTCTCGCCGGACTCCGGCCGGGTCCGCGTCGCCGAGAAGTGGGCCGACAACCTGGGGGGTACTCCGCTCGCGTTCATCCACAAGACGCGCGACCCCACCAAGCCCAACGAGGTGGTCGCCAACCGCGTGGTCGGTGACGTCGAGGGCAGGCTCTGCGTGCTGGTCGACGACATGATCGACACCGGCGGAACCATCGTCAAGGCCACCGAGCAGCTGCTGGAGTCCGGGGCCAAGGACGTGATCATCGCGGCCACCCACGGCGTGCTGTCCGGCCCGGCCGTGGAGCGGCTCTCCAACAGCGGGGCGAAGCAGGTCGTGATGACCAACACCCTGCCCATCCCCGAGGAGAAGCGTTTCGAGAAGCTCACCGTGCTCTCGATCGCACCGCTGATCGCCAAGGCGGTGCACCAGGTGTTCGAGGACGGCTCGGTGACCGGGCTGTTCAACGGCCAGGCATAA
- the glmU gene encoding bifunctional UDP-N-acetylglucosamine diphosphorylase/glucosamine-1-phosphate N-acetyltransferase GlmU, which produces MLEGVTAQPPSDGMSSDPVSVLVLAAGEGTRMRSATPKVLHRIAGRSLLEHSVRAAAGIAPDELSVVIGHGRQAVGQHLERLESELDRGITPVVQEEQLGTGHAVRCATDQRDSSGTVVVTYGDIPLLDADTLASLLREHRRRNDAVTVLTAVVDEPHGYGRVLRDGAGDVTAIVEQKDADSEQAAVREINSGVYAFDARFLDTALRRLSTDNSQGELYLTDVVEIARGEGRGVGALVCADNWLVEGVNDRVQLASVSAEHNRRLVRHWMREGVTVTDPSSVWLDSDVVLDRDVVLEPNVQLRGGTSVAEGAHIGPDTTLTDCSVGTGAHVVRSHGENAEVGPAASVGPFAYLRSGARLGSDGKVGTFVEVKNAEIGEGSKVPHLSYVGDATIGTHSNIGAATVFVNYDGVAKHHTVIGSYSRTGADNMFVAPVRVDDGAYTAAGSVITEDVPPGAMAVARGRQRNIEGWVAKRRPGTAADEAAQRALADRDNSTETDE; this is translated from the coding sequence ATGCTCGAGGGCGTCACTGCCCAGCCGCCTTCGGACGGCATGTCCTCCGACCCGGTGAGTGTGCTCGTGCTGGCCGCGGGCGAGGGCACTCGCATGAGATCCGCGACCCCGAAGGTGCTGCACCGGATCGCGGGAAGATCACTACTGGAACACTCCGTCCGCGCAGCCGCGGGTATCGCCCCCGACGAGCTGAGCGTGGTGATCGGGCACGGCAGGCAGGCCGTCGGCCAACATCTGGAACGGCTGGAATCCGAACTCGACCGGGGCATCACCCCCGTGGTGCAAGAAGAACAACTCGGCACCGGGCACGCGGTGCGGTGCGCGACGGACCAGCGGGACAGCTCTGGGACCGTGGTGGTCACCTACGGGGACATCCCGCTGCTGGACGCGGACACGCTGGCGAGTCTGCTGCGCGAGCACAGACGTCGGAACGACGCGGTGACGGTGCTCACCGCCGTGGTCGACGAGCCGCACGGCTACGGCAGGGTCCTGCGCGACGGCGCGGGGGACGTCACCGCCATCGTGGAGCAGAAGGACGCCGATTCGGAGCAGGCGGCCGTCCGGGAGATCAACTCGGGGGTCTACGCCTTCGACGCCCGCTTCCTCGACACCGCGTTGCGGCGGTTGTCCACCGACAACTCCCAGGGCGAGCTCTACCTCACGGATGTGGTGGAAATCGCCCGCGGCGAGGGGCGCGGGGTCGGTGCGCTGGTCTGCGCGGACAACTGGCTCGTGGAAGGCGTCAACGACCGCGTGCAGCTGGCCTCCGTGTCCGCGGAGCACAACCGCCGACTGGTGCGGCACTGGATGCGCGAGGGCGTCACGGTCACCGACCCTTCCAGCGTCTGGCTGGACAGCGACGTCGTGCTCGACCGGGACGTGGTGCTCGAACCGAACGTGCAGCTGCGCGGCGGCACGAGCGTCGCCGAGGGAGCTCACATCGGCCCGGACACCACGCTGACCGACTGCTCGGTCGGCACCGGGGCGCACGTGGTGCGCTCCCACGGGGAGAACGCCGAGGTGGGCCCCGCCGCCTCGGTCGGACCGTTCGCCTATCTTCGTTCCGGTGCTCGATTGGGCAGCGACGGTAAAGTGGGAACCTTCGTCGAGGTGAAAAACGCCGAGATCGGCGAGGGAAGTAAGGTCCCGCACCTGAGCTACGTCGGTGACGCCACGATCGGAACGCACAGCAACATCGGGGCCGCCACGGTCTTCGTCAACTACGACGGCGTGGCCAAACATCACACGGTGATCGGTTCTTATTCCCGCACCGGTGCCGACAACATGTTCGTGGCCCCGGTACGGGTCGACGACGGTGCCTACACCGCGGCCGGATCGGTCATCACCGAAGACGTTCCTCCTGGCGCGATGGCGGTCGCCCGGGGGAGGCAACGCAACATCGAGGGCTGGGTAGCCAAACGGCGCCCGGGCACAGCCGCCGACGAGGCCGCCCAGCGTGCGCTGGCCGACCGTGACAACTCCACCGAAACCGACGAGTGA